One Alligator mississippiensis isolate rAllMis1 chromosome 1, rAllMis1, whole genome shotgun sequence genomic window carries:
- the ATP4B gene encoding LOW QUALITY PROTEIN: potassium-transporting ATPase subunit beta (The sequence of the model RefSeq protein was modified relative to this genomic sequence to represent the inferred CDS: substituted 2 bases at 2 genomic stop codons) yields MATFNEKKTCSQRMEDFSRFMWNPETKQFMGRTLIKWVWIILYYMAFYVVITGLFALSLYSLMRTINPYTPDYQDQLRSPGVTLRPDIYADEDLDIHYNISDTHSWGRLVTALHTFLSAYNTTAQRNNINCSSETYFFQKSFLGPNKTKFSCKFTADMLENCSGLTDPNFGFPEGKPCFIIKMNRIIHFLPGNGTAPRVNCTNKLYCXXSSFLQKQDDDSSPLEVQYYPVNGTFNLHYFPYYGKKAQPTYTNPLVAVRFLNIPKNTEVNIVCRIVGTGIISDNIHDPFEGKVEFRLTIQD; encoded by the exons ATGGcaacttttaatgaaaaaaaaacctgcagccaacgGATGGAAGATTTCAGCCGTTTTATGTGGAATCCAGAAACAAAGCAGTTTATGGGAAGAACCTTGATTAAGTGGG TGTGGATCATTTTGTACTACATGGCCTTCTATGTGGTGATAACTGGGCTGTTTGCACTTTCCCTATATTCCTTAATGAGAACAATAAATCCATATACACCGGACTATCAAGATCAATTAAGATCGCCAG GTGTGACATTACGGCCAGACATTTATGCAGATGAAGATCTGGACATTCATTATAATATTAGTGACACACACTCCTGGGGAAGACTTGTAACTGCACTTCACACTTTTCTTTCAg CATACAATACAACTGCACAACGTAATAACATCAACTGCTCAAGTGAGACATACTTCTTCCAGAAATCATTCCTTGgtccaaataaaacaaaattctCCTGCAAGTTCACAGCAGACATGCTTGAAAACTGTTCAGGCCTGACAGATCCCAATTTTGGATTTCCAGAAGGAAAGCCATgctttattataaaaatgaacAGG ATTATCCATTTTCTCCCTGGCAATGGCACTGCACCAAGGGTAAACTGCACGAATAAA TTATATTGCTAATAATCCTCTTTTCTTCAAAAACAGGATGATGATTCCAGCCCACTTGAAGTTCAATACTATCCAGTCAATGGTACCTTTAACCTTCACTACTTCCCTTATTATGGAAAGAAAGCACAG CCCACCTATACCAACCCTTTGGTAGCAGTGAGATTTCTCAACATTCCAAAGAATACAGAAGTTAACATAGTGTGCAGAATTGTTGGAACTGGAATCATCTCAGATAATATTCATGACCCATTTGAAGGAAAAGTGGAATTCAGACTGACAATACAAGATTAG